Proteins from one Desulfonema limicola genomic window:
- a CDS encoding ATP-binding protein, translating into MNKKYFTDKWYNLSISCKFRFAFGILLALILMVSITGYGALTIVHYKTESIILNSTTLRRLVLEMNTHLEEARRFERDFFLKYPIIGFSEARQVYAEKTQEHISEVISLSSNLKHLISQSHASNALRESDVNLNFFLFAANRYAKSFQESVSLVAKLASDKTGLYSRLADYSACLLKSLDIDNNLELLALFREMKLYEKDYLLTKKRPFMQSAFNTGFLLNKAVIKTFPENNTNRIQKLQCLDLYIKTAQEILSLDNEILRKTREFDLQADAIDPIAEELVKHAQEDVEHARRQIVDIKQVSGNFLIITALTGLLLTIMIARIFNNSITKNIISLTEAARELQTGNIEIYAAVKSGDEIGQLAKTFNTMAHRINFLISDLENKVTNRTAELTKINIQLQKEVLERKQAEESMKKAKEEAEQANSTKSEFLANMSHEIRTPMNSILGFSEILENQIQDRQLKQYLAAISASGNTLLNLINDILDLSKIEAGKLKLEYSVIGLYSIFKEIEQIFTRKIEEKGLKFIIEMDKKLPKAIILDGIRLRQVLLNLVGNAVKFTHSGYIRLSADANYPRDDHSSFKLIINVEDTGIGIPEQELDAIFDAFVQQTGQKEGQYGGTGLGLSITKRLVKMMGGSIFVKSEINKGSSFVVVIKDVEVAAGRNEIKQDKIHTNIDNIKLDATILAVDDIDDNRQLIKGYLLPNKVNIIEAVNGVEAIKMAKKFKPDIILMDIKMPVMNGYEAIKRIRQDKTTAHIPIIAVTASAMKDSEDRIRSLCDSYLRKPVSRIDLINELARFLKPDPLPVIHEIKNPDLTLKSEKLRLDTMKDISTLTQKLQEDVYNTWKELRDTLSINDIERFAVKLKKMGTDFACLPLIQWAEKLESQAAIYDVDALQKTLEGFVELLEEIKSLKQY; encoded by the coding sequence ATGAACAAAAAATATTTCACAGACAAATGGTACAATCTGAGTATTTCATGTAAATTCAGATTTGCCTTTGGCATTCTCCTGGCTTTAATCTTAATGGTATCTATTACAGGTTACGGAGCATTGACTATTGTTCATTATAAAACAGAATCTATTATATTAAACAGCACAACACTAAGGCGGCTGGTTCTTGAAATGAACACACATCTTGAAGAAGCCAGGCGCTTTGAAAGGGATTTTTTTCTAAAATATCCAATTATTGGTTTTTCAGAAGCCAGGCAGGTATATGCAGAAAAAACACAGGAACATATATCTGAAGTTATATCTCTCAGCTCAAACCTCAAACACCTGATCTCCCAGTCCCATGCAAGCAATGCTCTCAGGGAAAGTGATGTAAACCTGAATTTTTTCCTGTTTGCAGCAAACCGTTATGCAAAATCATTTCAGGAATCTGTCAGCCTGGTTGCAAAACTGGCTTCAGATAAAACCGGTCTTTACTCCAGACTGGCAGATTATTCAGCCTGTCTTTTAAAAAGCCTGGATATTGACAACAATCTTGAGCTGCTTGCTCTTTTCCGTGAAATGAAATTATATGAAAAAGACTATCTTCTGACAAAAAAACGACCTTTTATGCAGTCTGCTTTTAACACTGGTTTTTTATTAAATAAAGCTGTAATAAAAACTTTTCCAGAAAATAATACAAACAGGATTCAAAAGCTGCAGTGTCTTGATTTATATATTAAAACAGCCCAGGAAATCCTCAGCCTTGATAATGAAATTCTCAGAAAAACAAGAGAATTTGACCTGCAGGCAGATGCCATTGATCCAATAGCAGAAGAACTTGTCAAACATGCTCAAGAAGATGTTGAACATGCAAGAAGGCAAATTGTCGATATAAAACAAGTATCTGGAAATTTCCTGATTATCACGGCATTGACAGGCCTGCTTCTAACAATAATGATTGCCAGGATATTTAATAACTCCATTACCAAAAATATTATCAGCCTGACCGAAGCTGCCAGAGAACTGCAGACAGGCAATATTGAAATCTACGCTGCTGTCAAATCTGGAGATGAGATCGGACAACTTGCAAAAACATTCAATACAATGGCCCATCGTATTAACTTTCTTATATCTGACCTGGAAAACAAAGTAACAAACAGGACAGCAGAGCTGACAAAAATAAATATACAGCTTCAAAAAGAAGTATTGGAACGCAAACAAGCAGAAGAAAGTATGAAAAAAGCTAAAGAAGAAGCTGAACAGGCCAACAGCACAAAAAGTGAATTTCTGGCAAATATGAGCCATGAAATCAGGACACCCATGAACTCCATTCTGGGTTTTAGTGAAATTCTTGAAAATCAGATACAAGACAGACAGCTTAAACAATATCTTGCAGCAATATCAGCAAGCGGCAATACACTGCTAAATTTAATAAATGACATCCTTGACCTTTCTAAAATCGAGGCCGGCAAATTAAAACTTGAATATTCTGTAATCGGCCTTTATTCCATTTTCAAAGAGATAGAACAGATTTTTACCAGAAAAATTGAAGAAAAAGGACTGAAATTTATCATTGAAATGGATAAAAAACTACCCAAAGCTATTATATTGGACGGCATACGCCTGCGCCAGGTCTTATTAAACCTGGTGGGAAATGCAGTTAAATTTACCCACTCAGGCTATATCAGGCTCTCGGCAGATGCAAACTATCCCAGAGATGATCACAGTTCCTTTAAATTAATTATAAATGTTGAAGATACAGGAATTGGAATACCGGAACAAGAACTGGATGCAATCTTTGATGCATTTGTCCAGCAGACCGGCCAGAAAGAAGGGCAGTACGGGGGTACAGGACTGGGATTATCTATTACCAAACGCCTGGTAAAAATGATGGGAGGCAGCATCTTTGTTAAAAGTGAAATAAATAAAGGCAGCAGTTTTGTAGTAGTAATCAAAGATGTTGAGGTAGCTGCTGGCAGAAATGAAATTAAACAGGATAAAATTCATACAAATATTGATAATATAAAACTGGATGCAACAATATTGGCAGTTGATGATATTGATGATAACCGGCAGCTCATTAAAGGTTACCTGCTTCCCAATAAAGTAAATATTATTGAAGCTGTAAATGGTGTAGAAGCAATAAAGATGGCTAAAAAATTTAAGCCTGATATTATTCTTATGGACATTAAAATGCCTGTTATGAACGGCTATGAAGCTATTAAAAGAATCCGTCAGGACAAAACCACAGCTCATATTCCTATTATTGCAGTAACAGCTTCTGCAATGAAAGATTCAGAAGACCGGATAAGAAGTTTATGTGACAGCTATCTTAGAAAACCAGTTTCAAGAATAGACTTAATAAATGAACTTGCAAGGTTTTTAAAACCTGATCCGCTTCCTGTGATTCATGAAATCAAAAATCCCGATTTAACTTTAAAATCTGAAAAGCTCAGACTGGATACAATGAAAGATATAAGTACTTTAACACAAAAACTTCAAGAAGATGTATATAATACCTGGAAAGAATTAAGAGATACCTTATCTATAAATGATATTGAAAGGTTTGCAGTTAAATTAAAAAAAATGGGAACAGATTTTGCCTGTCTGCCCCTGATACAATGGGCTGAAAAACTTGAATCCCAGGCTGCAATTTATGATGTTGATGCTTTGCAAAAAACCTTGGAAGGATTTGTTGAGCTTCTTGAAGAAATAAAAAGCTTAAAACAATATTAG
- a CDS encoding Do family serine endopeptidase: MIKTGSLYIKNQYIFILMIVILFFISSTTNLYGAGYERKNAVVQAVSAVSPAVVNISSAYPVHRRSSPFSGFGDPFFDSFFKDFFDPVPRKQYQRANLGSGVIIDGIKGFILTNSHVIDKTGTIIITLKDEREFEASIVGADPDSDLAVLRIDSKQKLPDIKMGDSSDLMIGEDVIAIGNPFGFSHTVTTGVISALNRSIRTDKTVYHDFIQTDASINPGNSGGPLLNINGELIGINTAVYAKAQGIGFAIPINKAKRIISELIRYGEVSQIWLGIVVQNFDAGMAGYFNLQSGAGVLIQKVETGSPAQKAGIREGDILLSLGGQDIGSSEDYYMAVKGFTPGELIKLTLLRKGKTQKISLKSQVFPVERAMDFGFAHLGIKVVNFSSGKGVMITDVLPGSYLAEIGVRPGDILRQIDEISINNTKDYEKAVIRYRNKSSLVLLVQRGDQGYYITLRL; this comes from the coding sequence ATGATAAAAACTGGTTCTTTGTATATAAAAAATCAATATATTTTTATCTTAATGATTGTTATTTTGTTTTTTATCTCCAGTACAACAAATTTATATGGTGCTGGTTATGAAAGAAAAAATGCAGTGGTGCAGGCTGTGAGCGCAGTCAGCCCTGCTGTTGTTAATATCAGTTCTGCATATCCGGTTCACCGGCGTTCCAGCCCTTTTTCAGGTTTTGGAGACCCGTTTTTTGATTCTTTTTTTAAAGATTTTTTTGATCCTGTTCCCAGAAAGCAGTATCAGCGGGCAAATCTGGGATCAGGGGTTATTATTGACGGAATCAAAGGTTTTATCCTGACCAATTCCCATGTAATAGATAAAACAGGGACTATTATCATTACCCTTAAAGATGAACGGGAGTTTGAAGCGTCCATTGTAGGTGCTGATCCTGATTCTGATCTTGCAGTTTTACGAATAGATTCAAAGCAGAAACTTCCTGATATTAAAATGGGTGATTCCAGCGACCTCATGATTGGGGAAGATGTTATTGCAATCGGCAACCCTTTTGGGTTTTCCCATACTGTTACAACAGGTGTTATAAGTGCTTTAAACAGGAGTATTCGTACAGATAAGACTGTGTATCATGATTTTATACAAACCGATGCTTCAATTAATCCAGGAAACAGCGGCGGTCCTTTGCTTAATATTAATGGTGAATTGATAGGGATTAATACAGCAGTTTATGCAAAAGCACAGGGCATAGGTTTTGCAATTCCTATTAATAAGGCAAAACGTATTATTTCCGAGTTGATTCGTTACGGAGAAGTATCTCAAATATGGCTTGGTATTGTGGTTCAGAATTTTGATGCAGGAATGGCAGGATATTTTAATTTACAATCAGGTGCCGGGGTTCTTATTCAAAAGGTTGAAACAGGCAGTCCTGCACAAAAAGCAGGAATAAGGGAAGGTGATATTCTTTTGTCTCTGGGAGGCCAGGATATTGGTTCTTCAGAAGATTATTATATGGCAGTAAAAGGGTTTACACCCGGGGAGTTGATTAAGCTCACATTGTTGAGGAAAGGCAAAACTCAAAAAATAAGCCTGAAATCCCAGGTTTTTCCTGTGGAAAGAGCTATGGATTTTGGATTTGCCCATCTTGGAATTAAGGTTGTAAATTTTTCTTCAGGTAAAGGAGTTATGATAACAGATGTTTTGCCAGGGTCTTATCTGGCAGAAATCGGGGTCCGGCCCGGGGATATTCTCCGCCAGATTGATGAAATATCCATCAACAATACAAAGGATTATGAAAAAGCTGTTATAAGATACCGGAATAAAAGTTCTTTAGTTCTTCTGGTTCAAAGAGGAGATCAGGGATATTATATTACCCTCAGGCTGTAG
- a CDS encoding response regulator, whose translation MDKAENNILIVDDIPENLKVLSDILKKNRFHVRPAINGKIALKTAQTIVPDIILLDIMMPEMNGYEVCRQLKADKRTSDIPVIFISALDDTENKVKAFEMGGTDYITKPFQEKEVLARVKTHLNICNMQKQLVKQNKELQNEIKERKNAEKNLLIAKQAAEDANNAKSEFLANMSHEIRTPMNAILGFSEILLSSELDPGQKSYLKTIYSSGQILLALIDDILDLSKVESGRLELQYNTVNIEGILSEIQDLLFRKIREKNITLKKEVTPDIPDKLVTDTVRIRQILINLVGNAVKFTHKGYVKISAYGNFANTDKTRFNLHIDIEDTGIGIPQDQYSLIFESFRQQKGQNTCRYGGTGLGLTITKRLIEMMNGTISVQSTLGKGSLFQVYLPELEVIKEINITQQMDESESITNIEFKHGTILLVEDVDYNRALIKGFLKNSNITIIETENSEQTFTSLNKVKPDLILMDLKLPGKDGYEITKLIKNDTRFKDLPVIALTASAMKNTEKKINALFDGYLRKPVNKKQILLELKKFLPHKIKVQEKIKEDKDIQDKPIKKLSEAIKIIDREILPEWKEISEIFFIDDIADFAKRTNQFALEYDLGFLSGYSRQLYDYAENINIDKMEKMIQEFPSIIEKIKRLENNKTTA comes from the coding sequence ATGGATAAAGCAGAGAATAATATTTTAATAGTTGATGATATTCCTGAAAACCTGAAAGTATTATCAGATATACTAAAAAAAAACAGGTTTCATGTACGGCCGGCCATTAATGGCAAAATTGCTTTAAAAACAGCTCAAACCATTGTGCCGGATATTATCCTGCTTGATATCATGATGCCGGAAATGAATGGATATGAAGTCTGCCGCCAGCTTAAAGCAGATAAGAGAACCTCTGATATTCCTGTGATATTTATAAGCGCTCTTGATGATACTGAAAACAAAGTGAAAGCTTTTGAAATGGGAGGTACAGATTATATTACCAAGCCTTTCCAGGAAAAAGAAGTTCTTGCCCGCGTAAAAACCCATCTAAATATCTGCAATATGCAAAAACAGCTTGTTAAGCAAAATAAAGAACTTCAAAATGAGATAAAGGAAAGAAAAAATGCAGAAAAAAATCTCCTTATAGCAAAACAGGCTGCTGAGGATGCCAATAATGCAAAAAGTGAATTTCTTGCAAATATGAGCCATGAAATACGCACCCCAATGAACGCCATACTTGGATTCAGTGAAATACTGCTTTCATCAGAACTTGATCCAGGACAGAAAAGCTATTTAAAAACCATATATTCCAGCGGCCAGATACTGCTTGCATTAATTGACGATATTCTTGATCTCTCAAAAGTAGAATCAGGCAGGCTGGAACTTCAATATAATACTGTCAATATAGAAGGGATTTTATCAGAGATTCAAGATTTGCTGTTCAGGAAAATCAGAGAAAAAAATATAACCCTTAAAAAGGAAGTAACCCCGGATATACCAGATAAACTTGTAACAGATACGGTCAGGATAAGACAGATTCTCATCAATCTTGTAGGCAATGCAGTAAAATTCACCCACAAGGGTTATGTTAAAATATCAGCATACGGCAATTTTGCAAATACAGACAAAACAAGATTTAATCTGCACATAGATATTGAAGATACAGGCATTGGAATCCCGCAGGATCAGTATTCCCTGATATTTGAAAGTTTCCGCCAGCAAAAGGGGCAAAACACATGCAGATACGGAGGTACAGGGCTGGGACTTACAATTACCAAAAGGCTGATAGAAATGATGAACGGAACTATTTCCGTACAAAGCACCCTGGGCAAAGGAAGCCTGTTCCAGGTATATCTTCCAGAACTTGAAGTGATAAAAGAAATAAATATAACACAGCAGATGGATGAATCAGAATCAATAACAAATATTGAATTTAAGCATGGAACCATCCTGCTTGTTGAAGATGTTGACTATAACAGGGCACTTATAAAAGGGTTTCTTAAAAATTCAAACATTACTATTATTGAAACAGAAAACAGTGAACAAACCTTCACCAGTCTTAATAAAGTTAAACCTGATTTAATACTCATGGATTTAAAACTTCCAGGTAAAGACGGGTATGAAATAACAAAACTCATCAAAAATGATACAAGATTTAAGGATCTGCCTGTAATAGCATTAACAGCTTCAGCAATGAAAAATACTGAAAAAAAAATTAATGCTTTATTTGACGGCTATCTTCGTAAACCAGTAAACAAAAAACAGATTCTTCTGGAATTAAAAAAATTTTTACCTCATAAAATCAAGGTACAGGAAAAAATCAAAGAAGATAAAGATATTCAAGATAAACCAATAAAAAAACTATCTGAAGCAATAAAAATAATTGACAGGGAAATACTGCCTGAGTGGAAAGAAATAAGTGAAATTTTCTTTATTGACGATATTGCTGATTTTGCAAAAAGGACAAACCAGTTTGCCCTGGAATATGATCTTGGATTTTTATCTGGATACAGCCGGCAGCTATATGATTACGCAGAAAATATCAATATTGATAAAATGGAAAAAATGATACAGGAATTTCCATCTATTATTGAAAAAATCAAAAGATTGGAAAATAACAAGACTACAGCCTGA
- a CDS encoding branched-chain amino acid ABC transporter substrate-binding protein, which translates to MKKYIFLLLLISVISIITILALKKNSLYKCKDSIGCVTIGPGQPVTFAVIQALTGKVAFLGYEQIRGIELAVLHRKGQILSHPIKLQKENSFCTYEGGTVAALKAAADPNIAAVFGTTCSGAAIIAAKIISEAGMVMISGNNSAPSLTSSSGNQGSDWYPGYFRTSFNDDLSGKAAAIFAFNHLNIKKAALINDGDVYTKGLTQGFGYTFEQLGGNIVLDTSINKGDENMIPVLEAAAASGAELLFFPLFQPEGDYMVHQSKNVSGFENITLMGNGALLTSTFINSVKSKGTGMYFVGPGLSSEPDYKYLEAEYKKIYQENPPTNYYTYAYDAANLLFNAVSAVAETEKDGTLHIPRAKLREAMYATKNMQGVSGILNCDQFGDCGSARFNIMRLDNPELGIEGLKSNIIYTFIP; encoded by the coding sequence ATGAAAAAATATATTTTTCTCTTACTGCTTATATCTGTAATATCCATTATTACAATCCTTGCTTTAAAAAAAAATTCTTTATATAAATGCAAAGATTCCATAGGCTGTGTAACAATAGGACCTGGACAGCCTGTTACATTTGCTGTTATCCAGGCTTTAACCGGCAAGGTTGCATTTCTGGGATATGAACAAATCCGGGGAATAGAACTTGCTGTTTTACACCGCAAAGGACAGATTCTCAGCCACCCAATTAAATTACAAAAGGAAAATTCATTTTGCACTTATGAAGGCGGGACTGTTGCAGCTTTAAAAGCTGCAGCAGATCCAAATATTGCAGCAGTATTTGGCACAACCTGCTCAGGTGCTGCAATAATAGCTGCAAAAATCATATCTGAAGCCGGAATGGTTATGATTTCAGGCAATAACAGCGCTCCTTCCCTTACCTCATCATCAGGAAACCAGGGCAGTGACTGGTATCCAGGCTATTTCCGCACATCATTTAATGATGATTTATCAGGAAAGGCGGCTGCCATATTTGCATTTAACCATCTTAATATAAAAAAAGCAGCACTTATCAATGACGGCGATGTTTATACCAAAGGACTTACACAAGGCTTTGGTTATACCTTTGAGCAGCTAGGAGGAAACATAGTTCTTGATACAAGCATAAATAAAGGTGATGAAAATATGATTCCAGTGCTGGAAGCTGCTGCTGCGTCAGGAGCTGAATTATTATTTTTTCCTTTATTCCAGCCTGAAGGCGATTATATGGTCCACCAGTCTAAAAATGTTTCAGGCTTTGAAAATATAACCCTTATGGGAAACGGGGCATTGCTCACCAGCACATTTATCAATAGTGTTAAATCTAAAGGAACAGGCATGTACTTTGTAGGCCCTGGCTTAAGCAGTGAACCTGATTATAAATACCTGGAAGCAGAATACAAGAAAATATATCAAGAAAACCCGCCGACAAACTATTACACCTATGCTTATGATGCTGCCAACCTGCTTTTTAATGCTGTTTCTGCAGTTGCAGAAACAGAAAAAGACGGCACCCTGCACATACCGCGCGCAAAACTAAGAGAGGCGATGTATGCAACAAAAAATATGCAGGGAGTCAGCGGCATATTAAACTGCGATCAGTTTGGAGACTGCGGTTCTGCAAGATTTAATATTATGCGCCTGGACAATCCCGAATTAGGGATTGAAGGATTGAAATCAAATATAATTTATACATTCATCCCTTAG
- a CDS encoding branched-chain amino acid ABC transporter substrate-binding protein — MSKILFFIIFTMTLLIVIFTQFWQHHVSVKCLDNIDCINIDSEKPIKIGVIQSLTGGTSSFGIEQLRGVELAAAARNNRLLGHQIKLYVENDLCSLEGGINAALKISTIPDMTAIIGTTCSDSAAAASPIISEAGLVMISGSNIAPSLTSIKGKSGIHHYPGYYRTVYNGALIGQTAADFAVYELGITRAATIDDTGEYTRGLTDSFKQAFQSSQGRQIVFSGSVHKGDTDMFPILNAVKNSGAEFVFFPVYYPEGSLIISHASRMPDLKNVQFMSANALITESFINHTGSSGIGVYFASSASPKTKAHENLSDLYEKKYGSKPVTSNISYAYDAASLLFYAVEKASVKKIDGSLVIGKNAVRQALNSIKNFKGVTGSISCDQYGDCGTASINILRLDNPEAGIKGLVSNIIKTYSVKQ, encoded by the coding sequence ATGTCTAAAATCTTATTTTTTATCATATTTACCATGACACTGCTTATTGTAATATTTACACAATTCTGGCAGCATCATGTTTCAGTTAAATGCCTGGATAATATAGACTGTATTAATATTGATTCAGAAAAACCCATTAAAATCGGTGTAATACAATCATTGACCGGAGGCACATCTTCCTTTGGCATAGAACAGTTAAGAGGGGTTGAACTTGCTGCTGCAGCAAGAAATAACAGGCTTTTGGGGCATCAGATAAAATTATATGTGGAAAATGATTTATGCTCTCTGGAAGGAGGAATCAATGCTGCATTAAAAATTTCAACAATACCGGACATGACTGCCATTATCGGCACAACATGTTCAGATTCTGCTGCTGCTGCATCCCCAATAATATCAGAAGCCGGCCTTGTAATGATTTCAGGTTCCAATATTGCTCCTTCATTAACATCTATAAAAGGAAAATCAGGCATCCACCATTATCCCGGTTATTATCGTACCGTATATAACGGCGCATTAATCGGACAAACAGCAGCAGATTTTGCTGTTTATGAACTGGGAATAACACGGGCTGCCACTATTGACGACACAGGAGAATATACAAGGGGACTTACAGACAGTTTCAAGCAGGCTTTTCAAAGTTCACAAGGCAGGCAGATTGTATTTTCAGGTTCTGTTCACAAAGGAGATACAGATATGTTCCCGATTTTAAATGCTGTTAAAAATTCAGGTGCAGAATTTGTATTTTTCCCGGTTTATTATCCTGAAGGCAGTCTGATTATCAGCCACGCAAGCCGGATGCCTGATTTAAAGAATGTTCAATTCATGAGTGCCAATGCATTAATAACAGAAAGTTTTATAAATCATACAGGCAGCAGCGGCATTGGGGTATATTTTGCCAGTTCAGCTTCCCCAAAAACAAAGGCTCATGAAAACCTGTCTGATTTATATGAAAAAAAATACGGTTCAAAACCAGTTACCAGCAATATAAGCTATGCTTATGATGCTGCCAGTCTCCTGTTTTATGCTGTTGAAAAAGCATCTGTCAAAAAAATAGACGGTTCACTGGTTATCGGCAAAAATGCCGTCAGGCAGGCCCTGAACAGTATAAAAAACTTTAAAGGAGTAACAGGCAGTATTTCTTGCGATCAATATGGAGACTGCGGAACTGCAAGCATCAATATTCTGCGGCTTGACAATCCAGAAGCCGGAATTAAAGGGCTTGTGTCAAATATTATAAAAACATATTCTGTAAAGCAATAA
- a CDS encoding PilZ domain-containing protein, producing the protein MQDEKKTKSQLIEELKLMRERVKSLEEKINSFEIEKDKADKMFENRLQRQELHTHIEFITDFDIIDAQGINISDGGISFELYEDLPFEMRFEYNGEPHYHRANLVWIKRLPLGGFRFGLMFTQPRHDIKF; encoded by the coding sequence ATGCAGGATGAAAAAAAAACAAAATCTCAGCTTATTGAAGAATTAAAACTCATGCGCGAGAGAGTTAAATCTCTTGAGGAAAAAATTAACAGTTTTGAAATAGAAAAAGACAAAGCTGATAAAATGTTTGAAAACCGGCTTCAAAGGCAGGAACTGCATACACATATAGAATTTATTACAGATTTTGATATAATTGATGCACAAGGGATCAATATATCAGACGGGGGAATAAGCTTTGAATTATATGAAGATCTGCCTTTTGAAATGCGCTTTGAATATAATGGAGAACCCCACTATCACAGGGCAAATCTTGTATGGATCAAAAGACTTCCTCTGGGCGGATTTCGTTTTGGCCTGATGTTTACCCAGCCCAGGCATGATATAAAATTTTAG